The following proteins are co-located in the Apium graveolens cultivar Ventura chromosome 5, ASM990537v1, whole genome shotgun sequence genome:
- the LOC141723804 gene encoding CASP-like protein 1F1: protein MNTGEEEKSRQMVALNLQKYTKAAQISLRIMAMATTLAAASIVLSSNETVVIYGITANVKYSYSPTYKFFAAANLIACVLSAVSLLLFYIIGKTSKSINYFFFFLHDLVVMTLLMAGCSAATAMGYLGRYGNKYAGWIAICGYFESYCNRITISVTLSYIAFLLYFFLAIISASKSRPSTTQVIK, encoded by the exons ATGAACACGGGTGAGGAGGAGAAGAGCAGACAAATGGTTGCTCTTAATTTACAAAAATACACAAAAGCAGCTCAAATATCTTTGAGAATCATGGCTATGGCTACAACACTAGCAGCTGCATCGATCGTCCTTAGCAGCAACGAAACTGTTGTCATTTACGGTATCACTGCTAATGTTAAGTACAGTTACTCCCCTACTTACAA GTTTTTCGCAGCAGCAAATCTCATTGCATGTGTTTTATCAGCAGTATCCCTGCTGCTCTTTTACATCATAGGAAAAACCTCAAAATCAATCAACTATTTCTTTTTCTTCCTGCACGATTTG GTGGTAATGACACTTCTGATGGCTGGTTGTTCCGCGGCGACAGCGATGGGATACCTGGGACGCTATGGTAACAAATACGCAGGATGGATAGCAATTTGCGGATACTTTGAAAGCTATTGTAACAGGATCACAATCTCTGTAACACTTTCATACATTGCCTTCCTCTTGTATTTTTTCCTCGCCATCATCTCTGCTAGCAAGTCTAGGCCCTCCACCACACAAGTTATTAAGTGA